CTATTAACGCTTGTAAACTGATAATCACCATCACGGGTTTTGTTCATGATTTTAATCATGTTGTGACCATCTTTCGTTCTTACAAACACCTCATCGCCAATATGCACACAGGTGTTCGGCTCTATCACAACATACTCACCGGACTGTATGCGGGGCCACATGCTATCGCCTTTTACCTTCAGTCCGTAAGCGTCCTTATCCCCGCTATAAATGCGCAACCATCCTGCGCGAAACTCAATCATATCCACTGATCCATCAACCCCTAAGATGGCTTCGCCTACCACCGGAACATAACCATCCCGGACATTCCCTGCAAATTCTATTTCATCATTGGTAATTGGGTCTTCAGTGGCGATAGAGTCCAGCCAGCCGCGAGGCAATCCAAAAGCGGTTTCTATAACCTCCATCATGTCATCAGCAATACGCTTCTTCCCGTTCTTTCCTTCTGGATAAAGCATGCGTGAAACGTAGGATGGCTCTCTTTCAATTCGGCGCGCAAGCTCAGATGCCTTTCCATTACAGAAAGTGTCTCTGATCTCAATGAGGCGCAGCCTTCTCTTTTCATATTTGTCCATGTTCACATTTTTATCTCAATTTACCTGCCGGTAAATAACCTATGGGTATTGCTAAAATCGTTACCTATAGGTAAACTTAATCTCAAGACATACCTCGAAAGGAGATTGGATATGGAAGAGCTACGAAAGTATCTCAATTCCCTTTCACTGGATGAGCAGCGCAAATTTGCTGCCGACTGCGGGACGACTATTGGCTACATGCGTAAGGCATTAAGCCGGAATCACGATTTAGGCGCCGCGCTATGCGTGCTTATTGAGAAGGCCAGCAACGGCGCAGTAACCCGCAAAGACTTACATCCTAGTGATTGGGTAAGCATCTGGCCTGAACTAACTGAAAAGGCCGCCTAAGCAGTACCCGCTCTTTTCAAAATGGACATTCGTCCTACGTCGCTGCAAAGCGAGTATTAATTCAAACAAATGGCAATGCATTGGTTTGCATAGCCACGTTTAACTATTCAACAAAGGAAGAATACCGAATGGAACTTACAAGCACACGCAAGAGAGCCAACGCAATTACCAGCAACATTTTCAACCGCATTGCTATTCGCGGTCAGAGAAATATCGCATCGCAGCTGGGCGTTGATGAGTCGCAAATTACCCGTTGGAAATCCAGCATGATCCCGAAGATGTCGATGCTGTTGGCAATTCTGGAATGGGGAGTGGAAGACGAGGAATTATCGAGTCTTGCAAAGCAGGTAGCACTGCTTCTCACAAAAGATAAAGCCCCGATGAGCGGTAACTCATTCGAGGCTTAGCACACTGTGTTTCGCCAACAACAGTACAGGAGACATTCTAATGGTTAAGCAACGATTTATCCAGGACGAAGTACACAAAAATGTAGCTCGTGAAAGGTTTATCCGAACGTTTAGCCGGGAAGCTGCTGAGAAGCTGAAACAGGCGCTTGAAGTAAGTAAACGTAGACTGGAGAAACCCGAATGAGCAACGTCGCATACGCAGATTTCGGGGCGGTAAAAGCCCCGGTGGAGAGAAAAGTGGCAGAGCTGGAAGATGGCTATGCCAAGCTGTCCAACATGCTTCTTGAAGCCTACGCCGGAGCTGACCTTACCAAGCGTCAATTCAAAGTCCTCCTGGCTATTATGAGAAAAACTTATGGGTGGAATAAGCCCATGGACAGAATCAGTGATTCTCAGATATCGGAGATCGCCAAATTACCCGTTAAGCGTTGCAACGAAGCCAAACTTGAACTGGTAAGAATGGGTCTCATCAAGCAGCAGGGCGGTATGTTTGGCCCCAACAAAAACATCGACGAATGGTGCATCCCTCAAAACGAGGGAATATCCCTCAAAACAGGGGATAAAACATCCCTCAAATTGAGGGAGTCGTATCCCTCAAAACAGGGGGACACAAAAGACACTATTCAAAAGAAAGAAAGACAATATAAAAACACTATGCCTGAACAGGTTCAGGCGAAGCAGGAAAAAGCACCTTCCCGGCACGAAGAAACGGACAAGGCTTTCGAGAATATTTTCTGGCGTGCAGGCATGGTAAAAAAGGGCAAGCAGAAAGCCATCTCTGCATTCAGATATCAGTTTCAGGAGTGGCGGAAAGAATCACGCGGAACGCCGGAGCAGTTTGCTCAGATGCTGGCAGAAGACATCGCCTGCCGGAAGGG
The genomic region above belongs to Cronobacter malonaticus LMG 23826 and contains:
- a CDS encoding S24 family peptidase, translating into MDKYEKRRLRLIEIRDTFCNGKASELARRIEREPSYVSRMLYPEGKNGKKRIADDMMEVIETAFGLPRGWLDSIATEDPITNDEIEFAGNVRDGYVPVVGEAILGVDGSVDMIEFRAGWLRIYSGDKDAYGLKVKGDSMWPRIQSGEYVVIEPNTCVHIGDEVFVRTKDGHNMIKIMNKTRDGDYQFTSVNSDHRPITLSPDLVEKMHYVSAIVKHTRYVDQDDVPRIDGMGI
- a CDS encoding transcriptional regulator, coding for MEELRKYLNSLSLDEQRKFAADCGTTIGYMRKALSRNHDLGAALCVLIEKASNGAVTRKDLHPSDWVSIWPELTEKAA
- a CDS encoding CII family transcriptional regulator — protein: MELTSTRKRANAITSNIFNRIAIRGQRNIASQLGVDESQITRWKSSMIPKMSMLLAILEWGVEDEELSSLAKQVALLLTKDKAPMSGNSFEA
- a CDS encoding replication protein — translated: MSNVAYADFGAVKAPVERKVAELEDGYAKLSNMLLEAYAGADLTKRQFKVLLAIMRKTYGWNKPMDRISDSQISEIAKLPVKRCNEAKLELVRMGLIKQQGGMFGPNKNIDEWCIPQNEGISLKTGDKTSLKLRESYPSKQGDTKDTIQKKERQYKNTMPEQVQAKQEKAPSRHEETDKAFENIFWRAGMVKKGKQKAISAFRYQFQEWRKESRGTPEQFAQMLAEDIACRKGKQFGFDNLHPATYLNGKRWNDEKPIPETPQAKSSSPITVSKTGYVFFDR